The following coding sequences lie in one Rutidosis leptorrhynchoides isolate AG116_Rl617_1_P2 chromosome 6, CSIRO_AGI_Rlap_v1, whole genome shotgun sequence genomic window:
- the LOC139854082 gene encoding uncharacterized protein, whose protein sequence is MASQYDKIYTVTSIYHLIPVKLDLFKLNYSNWKKIFTTHYAGFDVLKYIQGTSTVDEQVTSEWLIADAVISTWIYNTISEPLLERVLNNNILQPTKPGSFLKKIQDNKSSKTMELTVELRGLDIGNQSIEEYFRQIDKFVALLKNLGSTVEDRDLVMYAVNGLNGNYHHASYIIIHRHTFPDFDTVRSMILMEEMNDNRLSKQTFDTQSNSSSPSALIAQTTPSHTNNSSQPEICHNFSKGYCRFENRRHFLHQGSPRRHNSTANSYNNSRPMSLNQDQLLQIIVAQQH, encoded by the coding sequence ATGGCTAGtcaatatgataaaatatataccGTCACCTCCATCTATCATCTCATTCCAGTTAAGTTAGATCTCTTCAAACTCAACTATTCCAACTGGAAAAAGATTTTCACTACCCATTATGCAGGGTTTGATGTATTAAAATACATTCAAGGGACATCAACAGTAGACGAGCAAGTCACGTCCGAATGGCTAATAGCCGATGCAGTCATTTCTACATGGATATACAACACCATCTCTGAGCCTCTTCTTGAACGTGTCCTTAATAACAACATACTACAGCCTACGAAACCTGGGTCTTTCTTAAAAAAAATTCAAGACAATAAGTCATCAAAAACCATGGAATTGACTGTGGAACTACGCGGTTTGGATATTGGGAATCAATCTATTGAAGAATACTTTCGACAAATTGACAAGTTCGTTGCTCTTCTTAAAAACTTGGGATCGACTGTTGAAGATCGTGACCTTGTCATGTATGCTGTAAATGGTTTGAATGGAAATTATCATCACGCTTCTTACATCATCATTCATCGCCATACATTCCCTGATTTTGATACGGTGCGTTCCATGATTTTGATGGAAGAGATGAACGACAATCGACTGAGTAAGCAGACATTCGACACTCAATCAAACTCCTCCAGTCCATCAGCACTCATTGCTCAAACAACACCTTCTCACACCAACAATTCTTCACAGCCTGAGATATGTCACAATTTTTCCAAAGGGTATTGCAGGTTTGAAAATCGTCGCCATTTTCTACATCAAGGGAGCCCAAGAAGGCACAATTCCACAGCTAATTCGTACAATAACAGCCGCCCCATGAGTCTGAATCAGGACCAATTGCTGCAGATTATTGTGGCCCAACAGCACTAA